The Brassica oleracea var. oleracea cultivar TO1000 chromosome C6, BOL, whole genome shotgun sequence genomic interval ATCTCTGTTTTCTAAGTTCAGGTCAAGTGTGAATATGTTAGTTGGAGATGATCAGTCATCTTATGTATTTGTGGAAATTAAGTGTTTCAAATTGTCATCAAAGGCTTTGTTACTCATAGATGATTGCTCGGATTCTCTTCTTGAGGTAGAAGAGAACCAACAGGATCAGCAGGTATAGGAGGTTGGATCGGGTCTAAGGAAAGGTGATGTTTGTTTGTAGAATTAAAAAGGGCTGGGTCAAGGATGGCAAAAGGGTTATTGGTGGATATTTTTTGGAATTGGGAGGCAAAAAGTTTTTTGTGGGTGACTTTATGTTTGAAAGGAGTAGCTCTTCTAGGGGTTTGGGCTGAGAGAGCTACAACAACAGGAGCTTCAGCAGGCTGGGAGGTGAATACAATGGTATGGGGCTCATCAAAGTCGGGTGAAGGAGAGGGTGAGGCAAGGGTGATAGTATGACGGGGTTCTATGGTTGCATGGAGAAGAGCGGTTTGGACAGGAGAGAGAATCTCCATTAAGTCAGTTTCAAAATTTGATTCAGGGATCACTGGAGTGTTTTGCTCCTGCGGAGAAGGGATCACAGGAGGGGTCTCATGGGTAGGTTCAGTTGATGACGAAGGCGCAGTTTGTGTTTTAGGCTGGGATTTAGGTGGGATGTTTTCTTGTGGGGAAGTGAGGCAATCCTTCTGATTGTGACCAAGTTGGCTACAATGAGAGCAGGTTGGAGGGGATCCAAGGATATGAACAGAGACTTGAAAAATTTCTCCACTCGTTCTCTTGAGTTCAATCAGGTCAGGAAGGGGTGAAATTAAGTCTGCTTCAACCTTCACATGTGCGAGATTGACATCAGTAATGTTTCTTGTGAATTCATCCGTCTCCTTTGGTTCTCCAATCAACCCTGCAGCGAAGCTTAATCCTTCCAGGATTCTAAGAGGAATAGAGGAGAAGTCAATGGGAGCTGCTTCTTTGGATGATGTCCACGGTGAGACTTGGAACATTGCTATTCCTACATACCAAAGCCTTTTTCCAACACTTTGTTCCTGATGAAATCATTTGGGATTCACACAAGAATTGTTCTTTCTTGCAGGTTGGTTCTAATGTCGAGTTTATGCCCTTTCCCCCAAAGGAAGTTGAGGACACTTTGAATCGCTTGGTATGATAGCATTTTTGCCAAGAACGACCCAACAATGAACTCTTTGTGCATCTCTGCACCTCTTTGGAAGACTTCATCAGGCACTGTCACTTGAGGAATGCCTGCTTCCGAGTAATATTTTGGAGCTACTCGTTTCAAAGACTTGTCAGCAATGTAGCTCGCTCTCTTGCCCCATGTTTTAGTAGGGGCTTCTGGGGTTTTAGTTGGGAGGGGAGGAGG includes:
- the LOC106300755 gene encoding uncharacterized protein LOC106300755 isoform X1, whose translation is MFQVSPWTSSKEAAPIDFSSIPLRILEGLSFAAGLIGEPKETDEFTRNITDVNLAHVKVEADLISPLPDLIELKRTSGEIFQVSVHILGSPPTCSHCSQLGHNQKDCLTSPQENIPPKSQPKTQTAPSSSTEPTHETPPVIPSPQEQNTPVIPESNFETDLMEILSPVQTALLHATIEPRHTITLASPSPSPDFDEPHTIVFTSQPAEAPVVVALSAQTPRRATPFKHKVTHKKLFASQFQKISTNNPFAILDPALFNSTNKHHLSLDPIQPPIPADPVGSLLPQEENPSNHL